Proteins encoded by one window of Streptomyces sp. NBC_01571:
- a CDS encoding recombinase family protein, giving the protein MTQRRKRASLYVRLSRQADAENVSLDGMVDDMRALCASENLDEVALHIDDGLTGGYRDRDEFQAWLGDARSGLAEVLVPYNTDRLTREGLNVAASILDTVEGKDPTSGREAHRPVRLVDCFGLDSLHGDAFRFRFVIQAEVGRAERERMRQRSKDRARRLRNAGRWAGGPIPFGYRVVDNPDGPGKALDVEPAEAEAVRQAAEEVLAGDSLGKVARRMNHAGVKPRRAHQWSRVTLRRVLTGDHITGRMTVNGRLARDADGQILAPFPPVLSVAQLTALRAALADGKAPVHTGRALAHLLSGLLYCHSCGRSLSASSRKGGYRFYRCYSRAGGGLCERPVVVSAGAIEPYVTDRYLAAVGHLPMYKERTVVSGLEELAAVEEDIRDTLSDLATDANADTFARLQRLQARQKELSEMDTDRRTELVPTGQTMAEYWAGAMLADRRALLADAIDELIVRPGRQGQRKFTEDRLVWIWADDPDAGEEEDALDG; this is encoded by the coding sequence ATGACCCAACGACGCAAGCGCGCAAGCCTGTACGTGCGACTCAGCCGCCAGGCGGACGCAGAGAACGTGTCGCTGGACGGCATGGTGGACGACATGCGTGCGCTGTGTGCCAGCGAGAACCTGGACGAAGTGGCGCTCCACATTGACGACGGTCTGACCGGAGGGTACCGCGACAGGGACGAATTCCAGGCCTGGTTGGGCGATGCCCGAAGCGGCCTCGCGGAAGTCCTGGTCCCCTACAACACGGACCGCCTGACGCGCGAGGGCCTGAACGTCGCCGCGTCGATCCTGGACACGGTTGAAGGCAAGGACCCCACCAGTGGTCGCGAAGCACACCGTCCTGTCCGCCTGGTCGATTGCTTCGGCCTGGACAGCCTCCACGGTGACGCCTTCCGATTCCGCTTCGTGATCCAGGCTGAGGTAGGCCGCGCCGAACGGGAGCGCATGCGCCAGCGGAGCAAGGACCGCGCTCGCAGGCTCCGCAACGCTGGTCGCTGGGCAGGCGGACCGATCCCCTTCGGGTACCGCGTGGTAGACAACCCTGACGGCCCAGGCAAGGCCCTGGACGTGGAGCCAGCGGAGGCCGAAGCCGTCCGTCAGGCCGCGGAGGAGGTCCTGGCAGGCGACTCCCTGGGTAAGGTGGCCCGCCGTATGAACCATGCCGGCGTCAAGCCCAGGCGCGCCCATCAGTGGTCCAGGGTGACCCTGCGTCGTGTCCTGACCGGCGACCACATCACGGGCCGCATGACGGTTAACGGGAGGCTGGCCAGGGACGCGGACGGCCAGATCCTGGCCCCGTTCCCGCCTGTCCTGTCCGTGGCCCAACTGACCGCCCTGCGCGCGGCTCTGGCCGATGGAAAGGCGCCTGTCCACACTGGCCGCGCCCTGGCGCATCTGCTGTCCGGCCTCCTGTACTGCCACTCGTGTGGCCGCTCCCTGTCCGCGTCATCACGGAAGGGCGGTTACCGCTTCTACCGCTGCTACAGCCGCGCAGGAGGCGGCCTCTGCGAAAGGCCAGTAGTGGTGTCCGCGGGAGCGATTGAGCCGTACGTGACTGACCGCTACCTGGCCGCCGTTGGCCACCTGCCGATGTACAAGGAGCGGACAGTGGTGTCCGGCCTGGAGGAGCTGGCCGCGGTCGAGGAGGACATCAGAGACACGCTGTCCGACCTGGCCACGGACGCCAACGCGGACACGTTCGCCCGTCTCCAGCGTCTTCAGGCACGTCAGAAGGAGCTGTCCGAGATGGACACGGACAGGCGGACAGAGCTGGTCCCGACCGGACAGACGATGGCGGAGTACTGGGCGGGCGCCATGTTGGCCGACCGCCGCGCGCTCCTCGCGGACGCCATAGACGAACTGATCGTGCGGCCTGGGCGCCAGGGCCAGCGGAAGTTCACGGAGGACCGCCTGGTGTGGATCTGGGCGGATGACCCGGACGCGGGCGAGGAGGAGGACGCCCTGGACGGCTGA
- a CDS encoding HNH endonuclease, whose translation MNTRLAVLGVPAKACSVCLVVLGLDAFPVHRTGLQGRASRCKGCHRERQALLRRDPAYKAAERRQQRPYDRQRARQEDRRAYMLGRSQLRRALEAGAEYDGHQPEDLLIHWDDEDLYACICCGGPYEHLDHNVPLIRGGSHTLDNLVPLCQDCNLAKSGKCPYRFYAERFPSLKPFLEPFFDTHERLTEEELAERQGGTA comes from the coding sequence GTGAACACCCGTCTCGCTGTCCTGGGCGTGCCTGCGAAGGCTTGCAGCGTCTGCCTGGTCGTCCTGGGCCTGGACGCCTTCCCCGTTCACCGCACGGGCCTTCAGGGTCGCGCTTCGCGCTGCAAGGGGTGCCATCGTGAACGCCAGGCCCTCCTTCGCCGCGATCCTGCGTACAAGGCCGCGGAGCGTCGCCAGCAACGCCCCTACGATCGCCAGCGTGCGCGCCAGGAGGACCGCAGGGCGTACATGCTGGGCCGCTCCCAGCTCCGCCGTGCCCTGGAGGCTGGCGCGGAGTACGACGGTCACCAGCCGGAGGACCTCCTGATCCACTGGGATGACGAGGACCTGTACGCCTGTATCTGCTGTGGCGGACCGTATGAACACCTGGACCACAACGTCCCGTTGATCCGCGGCGGCTCCCACACGCTGGACAACCTGGTCCCCCTCTGCCAGGACTGCAACCTGGCGAAGTCTGGGAAGTGCCCGTACCGGTTCTACGCGGAGCGCTTCCCCTCGCTGAAGCCGTTCCTGGAGCCCTTCTTTGACACCCATGAACGGCTGACGGAGGAGGAGCTGGCGGAGCGCCAGGGAGGCACGGCGTAG
- a CDS encoding phage portal protein, whose product MATEAEALQLVGLLEDELRSRRPAIDRNEAYYRGKQPLKFASDEFRRYHGDRYREFTDNWVQVVSDSPVERLTVNGVLPMGMTEADKESWRVWQMNGLDADSQLGFLGAVNSGRSFVLVWGNPDDPETPEVTFEDASQCIVAYMPGSRRKRRAALKRWEDGGDDFATLYLPDEVWKFKRGRMGAAQKSLHMLDVDSEMAKWEVRETGDEPNPQPNPMGVVPMVELPNKPTLVGDPISDVAGVVAMQDAVNLLWAQLFTASDYASFPQRLVLGAERPVVPILDENGQVVGERPIDLEKFAVDRVLFITGEDAKVAEWTSANLDAYTSVIEVAVGHIAAQTRTPQHYLIGKMANVSGDALLAAETGLVKRVEEKELWFGQALREVFRLVALAQGDEPKALAMAGGRVLWADAESRSQAQLADALTKLKQIGFPFEWLALRYGLTPTEVADLMVMKDKELAADPMGAITQLMAHDPAQGAAAPTEAPGGVDGVQPAVA is encoded by the coding sequence GTGGCGACTGAAGCTGAGGCCCTGCAACTGGTTGGCCTCCTGGAGGACGAACTCCGGAGCCGGCGACCGGCTATCGACCGGAACGAGGCCTACTACCGGGGGAAGCAACCCCTGAAGTTCGCCTCCGATGAGTTCCGCCGGTATCACGGGGACCGCTACCGGGAGTTCACGGACAACTGGGTTCAGGTGGTCAGTGACTCCCCGGTGGAGCGGCTGACCGTTAACGGTGTCCTTCCCATGGGGATGACGGAGGCTGACAAGGAGTCCTGGCGTGTCTGGCAGATGAACGGCCTGGACGCGGACTCCCAGCTCGGCTTCCTGGGCGCGGTGAACTCTGGCCGCTCCTTCGTCCTGGTCTGGGGCAACCCTGACGACCCGGAGACTCCGGAGGTCACCTTCGAGGACGCGTCACAGTGCATCGTCGCGTACATGCCTGGGTCGCGCCGGAAGCGCAGGGCCGCGCTCAAGCGCTGGGAGGACGGAGGCGACGACTTCGCCACCCTGTACCTCCCTGACGAGGTCTGGAAGTTCAAGCGTGGCCGTATGGGTGCGGCCCAGAAGAGTCTCCACATGCTGGACGTGGACTCCGAAATGGCGAAGTGGGAGGTCCGGGAAACCGGCGACGAACCGAACCCCCAGCCGAACCCCATGGGCGTCGTCCCGATGGTCGAGTTGCCGAACAAGCCGACGCTTGTAGGGGACCCGATCAGCGACGTAGCCGGCGTGGTCGCCATGCAGGACGCTGTGAACCTTTTGTGGGCCCAGCTCTTCACGGCCAGCGACTACGCGTCGTTCCCTCAGCGGCTGGTCCTGGGCGCGGAGCGTCCGGTGGTCCCGATCCTGGACGAAAATGGCCAGGTGGTCGGGGAGCGACCTATCGACCTGGAGAAGTTTGCGGTTGACCGCGTCCTGTTCATCACGGGCGAGGACGCGAAGGTGGCGGAGTGGACCTCTGCCAACCTGGACGCCTATACGTCCGTGATCGAAGTCGCCGTTGGCCACATCGCTGCACAGACGCGTACGCCCCAGCACTACCTCATTGGCAAGATGGCCAACGTTTCCGGCGATGCCCTCCTGGCCGCTGAGACTGGTCTGGTCAAGCGGGTCGAGGAGAAGGAACTCTGGTTCGGCCAGGCCCTCCGGGAAGTCTTCCGGCTGGTCGCGCTGGCGCAGGGCGACGAACCGAAGGCCCTCGCCATGGCGGGCGGTCGCGTGCTGTGGGCAGACGCTGAGTCCAGGTCCCAGGCCCAGCTCGCGGACGCCCTGACGAAGCTGAAGCAGATCGGCTTCCCCTTCGAGTGGCTGGCGCTCCGGTACGGCCTGACGCCTACGGAGGTCGCGGACCTCATGGTCATGAAGGACAAGGAGCTGGCCGCGGACCCGATGGGCGCTATCACTCAACTGATGGCGCACGATCCGGCCCAGGGCGCAGCCGCCCCGACTGAGGCGCCTGGTGGTGTCGATGGCGTTCAGCCGGCTGTCGCGTAA
- a CDS encoding N4-gp56 family major capsid protein: MAVDTFIPEVWAADLFVALRGVQIFGQGGLINRDYEGDIAQSGDTVHIGSLTRPTISNYVKNSTVIDPQTLATTDQALVIDQSKYFAFEVDDVDARQVKDSGQLLNKAADDAAFGLADGADLFLASLMTAGAGSVLTPGAATTPDAAYKIVLALKVKLDKAKIPTQGRFLAVAPEFHALLLQDNRFLDAAAYGSNTPILNGEVGRVLGFQVMVTLNLPAGTAGTLPAVSNFVVAGHSMATTFAEQINKVEAYRPQNSFSDAIKGLYLYGAKVVRPEALAVMDVDVTTGLPA, from the coding sequence GTGGCCGTCGACACTTTCATTCCCGAGGTCTGGGCCGCTGACCTGTTCGTCGCCCTTCGTGGCGTCCAGATCTTCGGCCAGGGTGGTCTCATCAACCGCGACTACGAGGGCGACATCGCGCAGTCCGGCGACACTGTCCACATCGGCTCGCTGACCCGCCCGACGATCAGCAACTACGTCAAGAACTCCACGGTCATCGACCCCCAGACCCTGGCCACCACTGACCAGGCCCTGGTCATCGACCAGTCGAAGTACTTCGCCTTCGAAGTGGACGACGTGGACGCGCGCCAGGTGAAGGACTCCGGCCAGCTCCTCAACAAGGCTGCGGACGACGCTGCCTTCGGCCTGGCGGACGGTGCTGACCTGTTCCTGGCCAGCCTCATGACCGCGGGTGCGGGCAGCGTCCTGACCCCGGGTGCGGCTACGACCCCGGACGCTGCGTACAAGATCGTGCTGGCCCTGAAGGTCAAGCTGGACAAGGCGAAGATCCCGACGCAGGGCCGCTTCCTGGCCGTGGCGCCGGAGTTCCACGCGCTCCTCCTCCAGGACAATCGCTTCCTGGACGCTGCGGCCTACGGCTCCAACACCCCGATCCTGAACGGTGAGGTGGGCCGCGTCCTGGGCTTCCAGGTCATGGTGACGCTGAACCTTCCGGCCGGCACCGCGGGCACGCTTCCGGCGGTCTCCAACTTCGTCGTCGCGGGTCACTCCATGGCGACCACGTTCGCGGAGCAGATCAACAAGGTCGAGGCCTACCGCCCGCAGAACTCCTTCTCCGACGCGATCAAGGGCCTGTACCTGTACGGCGCGAAGGTCGTCCGCCCGGAGGCCCTGGCCGTCATGGACGTGGACGTTACGACCGGTCTGCCGGCCTAG
- a CDS encoding head-tail adaptor protein has translation MSRVDRLLNATAEVWRSARTPDGMGGWTDGWARTSTVRARLSQPSAAERVVNDRAEARLTHIVFLRDDADVRRGDQLRTTGRTFRVLAVYEPSVPGSYLRADCEAHQASP, from the coding sequence GTGAGCCGTGTTGATCGTCTGCTGAACGCTACGGCGGAGGTCTGGCGGTCGGCCCGTACGCCTGACGGTATGGGCGGCTGGACGGACGGGTGGGCCAGGACCAGTACGGTCCGCGCCCGCCTCTCCCAGCCGTCTGCCGCGGAGCGTGTGGTGAACGACCGCGCGGAGGCCCGCCTGACGCACATCGTCTTCCTTCGTGACGACGCTGATGTGCGTCGCGGGGACCAGCTCCGCACGACTGGCCGGACCTTCCGTGTCCTGGCCGTCTATGAACCGTCCGTTCCTGGCTCGTACCTGCGCGCTGACTGCGAGGCACACCAGGCATCCCCGTAA
- a CDS encoding HK97-gp10 family putative phage morphogenesis protein, producing the protein MASSMRGLRTALARLRLLPVRVNEARADALRDWAQDLEKTAKELAPVRKGTLRDSIEAKVNASSGKAWVQIAPGKARKYAYYVEKGTSKMADQPFLGPAAQIHRRTGERAMQRAARRRLGRW; encoded by the coding sequence ATGGCTTCGAGCATGAGGGGCCTGCGTACTGCGCTTGCTCGCCTGCGGCTCCTGCCCGTCCGCGTAAACGAAGCGCGTGCGGACGCCCTGCGCGACTGGGCCCAGGACCTGGAGAAGACAGCCAAGGAACTGGCCCCGGTCCGGAAGGGCACCCTTCGCGACTCGATCGAGGCGAAGGTGAACGCCAGCTCCGGTAAGGCCTGGGTCCAGATCGCCCCTGGCAAGGCGCGCAAGTACGCGTACTACGTGGAGAAGGGGACTTCCAAGATGGCTGATCAGCCGTTCCTGGGCCCCGCTGCCCAGATCCACAGACGCACGGGTGAGCGCGCCATGCAGCGTGCGGCCAGACGTCGTCTGGGCAGGTGGTGA
- a CDS encoding DUF3168 domain-containing protein gives MATALRPLQAAVYSKLVGSSALLALVSGVYDEVPEPAPYPYVSIGSLSEFPADAHDAQGLDATVTIHVWSRAPGFAQAYDIFAALDAALDRVPLAVAGFRDVSIRHDQHQALKDPEPGVRHINAQYRVSLTRDS, from the coding sequence GTGGCTACCGCCCTGCGCCCCCTCCAGGCCGCTGTCTACTCGAAGCTGGTCGGGAGTTCTGCCCTCCTCGCCCTGGTGTCCGGCGTATACGACGAGGTCCCCGAACCGGCCCCGTACCCGTACGTCTCGATCGGCTCCCTCAGTGAGTTCCCCGCAGACGCGCACGACGCCCAGGGCCTGGACGCCACCGTGACGATTCACGTCTGGTCTAGGGCCCCTGGCTTCGCCCAGGCGTACGACATCTTCGCCGCGCTGGACGCTGCCCTGGACCGCGTACCTCTCGCGGTCGCCGGCTTCCGAGACGTCTCGATCCGGCACGACCAACACCAGGCATTGAAGGACCCGGAGCCTGGCGTGAGACACATCAACGCCCAGTACCGGGTCTCCCTCACACGTGATTCCTGA
- a CDS encoding phage tail tube protein yields the protein MAGLDAFGIALKRSDMATPTASFTTIGNVTSVSGPEIERETYDVTAHDSTSGWREFIGGLKDGGEVSLDVNYDPRKHDVYVADFEDIAPRDYKLTFPGTIGEWALKLILTGFSQEAPVDDKLAASLKFKVSGKPVITPGA from the coding sequence ATGGCTGGACTTGACGCCTTCGGCATCGCCCTCAAGCGCTCCGACATGGCCACTCCGACCGCCAGCTTCACCACGATCGGCAACGTCACCAGCGTGTCCGGTCCCGAGATCGAGCGGGAGACCTACGACGTCACCGCGCACGACTCCACCAGCGGCTGGCGGGAGTTCATCGGTGGTCTGAAGGACGGAGGCGAAGTCTCGCTGGACGTCAACTACGACCCGCGGAAGCACGACGTCTACGTGGCCGACTTCGAGGACATCGCGCCGCGCGACTACAAGCTGACCTTCCCCGGGACCATCGGGGAGTGGGCGCTGAAGCTGATCCTGACCGGCTTCAGTCAGGAGGCGCCCGTGGACGACAAGTTGGCCGCGTCGCTGAAGTTCAAGGTTTCCGGCAAGCCCGTCATCACCCCTGGAGCGTGA
- a CDS encoding poly-gamma-glutamate hydrolase family protein has translation MADLYPSYSALAAAETENVTYARRTVPVTGATWCAIAIHGGGIEVGSGEVARAVAAGLMNHYEFAGLKSSNNVSLHVTSTNFDEPTCLGIVTSSRRCLSLHGYVGTAGLAETSLGGLDTDTAERVRDELTRAGFSVIDAAQEINGNDLTNIANKTTLAAGVQIEMSNALRTSFFPNGDTSRAMRDSGQRTPAFTAYVAALRRAFSGRARMSLGAVNVSRWATVPWPSADLDVAVSLGTDKLATGGSHFLHVAGRVADTNNCYLARLALNTDQSVTLTLRKRVASTETLLATAPATLTQFTHAAGRMFRLRLKITGSTLNAKMWLDGSPEPDGWSVTTTDTSLSAAGAVGMRSLLSSANTNTLPVACSYDDFRQISYQTMTVTRGVNDVVKPQASGAPVDIASPAPVAL, from the coding sequence GTGGCTGACCTGTACCCCTCGTACTCAGCCCTCGCTGCGGCGGAGACTGAGAACGTCACCTACGCGCGGCGAACGGTCCCCGTAACCGGCGCCACCTGGTGTGCCATCGCCATCCATGGCGGAGGGATCGAGGTAGGCAGCGGCGAGGTAGCACGCGCGGTGGCCGCCGGCCTGATGAACCACTACGAATTCGCAGGCCTGAAGTCCTCCAACAACGTGTCCTTGCATGTGACCAGCACGAACTTTGACGAGCCGACATGCCTGGGCATCGTCACGTCGTCTCGCCGCTGCCTCTCCCTCCACGGCTACGTCGGAACTGCCGGCCTGGCAGAGACCTCCCTCGGAGGCCTGGACACGGACACTGCCGAGCGGGTCCGTGATGAGCTGACGCGGGCCGGCTTCTCCGTCATCGACGCGGCCCAGGAGATCAACGGCAACGACCTGACGAACATCGCCAACAAGACGACGCTAGCGGCCGGCGTCCAGATCGAGATGAGTAACGCCCTCCGCACGTCGTTCTTCCCCAACGGCGACACGTCCCGTGCGATGCGGGACAGCGGGCAGCGCACTCCCGCGTTCACTGCGTACGTGGCCGCCCTTCGCCGCGCATTCTCCGGCCGTGCGCGCATGTCCCTGGGTGCCGTTAACGTCAGCCGCTGGGCGACGGTTCCGTGGCCGTCCGCTGATCTGGACGTTGCGGTATCGCTGGGTACCGACAAGCTAGCCACTGGCGGGTCGCACTTCCTGCATGTGGCTGGTCGGGTCGCGGACACGAACAATTGCTACCTGGCCCGCCTGGCGCTCAACACGGACCAGTCGGTGACCCTGACCCTGCGCAAGCGTGTCGCCAGCACGGAGACTCTGTTGGCGACCGCGCCCGCTACCTTGACCCAGTTCACGCATGCCGCGGGTCGCATGTTCCGCCTGCGCCTGAAGATCACGGGCAGCACGCTGAACGCGAAGATGTGGCTGGACGGCAGTCCCGAGCCTGACGGCTGGTCTGTCACCACCACTGACACGAGCCTGTCCGCGGCTGGCGCTGTCGGCATGCGCTCCCTCCTGTCGTCCGCGAACACAAACACGCTGCCCGTGGCCTGTTCGTATGACGACTTCCGCCAGATCTCGTACCAGACGATGACGGTAACCCGTGGCGTTAACGACGTGGTCAAGCCCCAGGCGTCTGGCGCCCCTGTCGATATCGCGTCTCCCGCACCTGTTGCTCTGTAG
- a CDS encoding CHAP domain-containing protein has product MSAVSKVVSIAKAEVGYKEGRSGGHWNNKEKYAAEVPTMAWVSAGGYPWCALFVSWVALKAGVAALYPRSASCEYGVSWFKSRKRFSEYPAIGAQVFYGPGGGTHTGIVVSYTDSTITCVEGNTNTDGSAEGDGVYLKTRARKSVNVYGYGYPDFPEGIVSADPAWADKAPKPADKPSAPSAPATKPATPAKPKVSLAALVSAAKRNPSAKGTPVTYSGVRTVEAALVKAGLLSARLSDGHFGTETVSAYAAWQRRCGYSGTGADGVPGMATLRKLADKYGFSVTA; this is encoded by the coding sequence ATGTCTGCTGTCTCGAAGGTCGTCTCCATAGCGAAGGCGGAAGTCGGCTACAAGGAGGGCCGGTCCGGCGGCCACTGGAACAACAAGGAGAAGTACGCCGCGGAGGTCCCCACCATGGCCTGGGTGTCGGCTGGCGGCTACCCCTGGTGTGCCCTGTTCGTCTCCTGGGTGGCGCTCAAGGCTGGCGTAGCTGCCCTGTACCCGCGCTCCGCGTCGTGCGAATACGGCGTGTCTTGGTTCAAGTCCCGGAAGCGCTTCAGCGAGTACCCCGCGATCGGCGCCCAGGTGTTCTACGGTCCGGGCGGCGGTACCCACACGGGCATCGTCGTGTCCTACACGGACAGCACGATCACTTGCGTGGAGGGCAACACGAACACGGACGGCTCCGCTGAGGGGGACGGTGTGTACCTGAAGACGCGTGCCCGCAAGTCGGTCAACGTTTACGGCTACGGCTACCCGGACTTCCCCGAGGGCATCGTGTCCGCTGACCCTGCCTGGGCGGACAAGGCTCCGAAGCCTGCGGACAAGCCGTCCGCTCCGTCCGCTCCGGCCACGAAGCCGGCCACTCCGGCGAAGCCGAAGGTCTCCCTGGCCGCGCTGGTGTCCGCCGCGAAGCGGAACCCTTCCGCGAAGGGGACCCCGGTCACCTACTCGGGTGTCCGCACCGTGGAGGCCGCGCTGGTGAAGGCTGGCCTCCTGTCCGCGCGCCTGTCCGATGGTCACTTCGGCACTGAGACGGTGTCCGCGTACGCGGCCTGGCAGCGCAGGTGCGGCTACTCCGGCACGGGTGCGGACGGTGTCCCCGGCATGGCCACTCTGCGGAAGCTGGCCGACAAGTACGGCTTCAGCGTCACCGCGTAG
- a CDS encoding DNA adenine methylase: protein MRYVGGKSRLAKSIAEAVQSRRAGRSKYIEPFMGGGATFARMAPMFDQASAGDVVEDLVLLWTAARNGWEPPTDVDDTLYNTLRDAGPSPVRGFVGFGCSFGGKWFGGRAKGGYNADGTPRNHAAESARAVLRLAPKMHGTDIRLRGYQDWTPDADTVVYCDPPYAGTQAYGAAGAFDSAMFWKTAESWVADGALVLVSEYEAPDGWVPVLTREHRQSLQHGKEGRPKTTETLWVHVSQL from the coding sequence GTGCGCTACGTAGGCGGAAAGAGCCGACTTGCTAAGTCCATCGCTGAGGCGGTCCAGTCGCGACGCGCAGGCCGGAGCAAGTACATAGAGCCATTCATGGGCGGCGGTGCCACGTTCGCGCGCATGGCCCCGATGTTCGACCAGGCAAGCGCTGGAGACGTGGTGGAGGACCTGGTCCTACTGTGGACGGCCGCACGCAACGGCTGGGAGCCGCCCACGGACGTTGACGACACGCTGTACAACACCCTTCGGGATGCCGGCCCGTCGCCTGTCCGTGGCTTCGTGGGATTTGGCTGCTCATTCGGAGGTAAGTGGTTCGGAGGCCGCGCAAAGGGCGGATACAACGCGGACGGCACGCCCAGGAACCACGCGGCGGAGTCTGCGCGCGCTGTCCTGCGCCTGGCACCCAAGATGCATGGCACTGACATCCGTTTGCGCGGTTACCAGGACTGGACGCCTGACGCGGACACGGTCGTCTACTGCGACCCCCCGTACGCCGGGACGCAGGCCTACGGCGCGGCCGGCGCGTTTGACAGCGCGATGTTCTGGAAGACCGCAGAGTCATGGGTCGCTGACGGCGCGCTGGTCCTGGTGTCGGAGTACGAGGCGCCGGACGGCTGGGTCCCCGTGCTGACCCGCGAACACCGCCAGTCCCTCCAGCACGGTAAGGAGGGCCGCCCCAAAACCACAGAGACCCTGTGGGTTCACGTCTCCCAGCTCTGA
- a CDS encoding phiSA1p31-related protein yields the protein MAEATKSTRTVTTTEESFTLTLAPAEFDWLKGVVGNTVSVNGDPGERVWAAMKSPAAVETGTYTHKGVTYDLKAEYLDTSHDVWEFTGERDSAGVPLMSCAIGGDTYENWPLTRVADHYRTLRKI from the coding sequence ATGGCCGAAGCCACGAAGTCGACCCGCACCGTCACGACCACTGAGGAGTCGTTCACGCTGACTCTGGCCCCCGCTGAGTTCGACTGGCTGAAGGGCGTGGTCGGCAACACGGTCTCCGTCAACGGCGACCCCGGCGAGCGCGTGTGGGCGGCCATGAAGTCGCCGGCCGCAGTCGAAACGGGCACGTACACGCACAAGGGCGTGACCTACGACCTGAAGGCGGAGTACCTGGACACATCGCACGACGTCTGGGAGTTCACGGGTGAGCGCGACAGCGCTGGTGTACCGCTGATGTCCTGCGCCATCGGGGGCGACACGTATGAGAACTGGCCGCTGACCCGCGTGGCCGACCACTACCGCACCCTGCGCAAGATCTGA
- a CDS encoding phiSA1p31-related protein, with amino-acid sequence MAETFKAGDKVTTTRPSMPQGTIVFGPYRSAVSNGEWALVQAPDGTAVSVPASSLTLAPAFTIGETVEERAMGRTVTIEAGPFKGLAGKDQYVVKFVNVGHHAWVSATGLRKRPAPTTQLASWERELLDGRSSRSVTYAGRPYSLDGEYTDRQGDVWKFNGRMSSDGTPLMECALYPVFDATSLAEVVRSYGPLSRV; translated from the coding sequence ATGGCTGAGACGTTCAAGGCAGGCGACAAGGTCACGACGACCCGCCCCAGCATGCCGCAGGGGACCATCGTGTTCGGTCCGTACCGGTCAGCCGTGAGCAACGGGGAGTGGGCCCTGGTCCAGGCTCCGGACGGTACGGCCGTGTCGGTCCCCGCCAGCTCCCTGACCCTCGCGCCTGCGTTCACGATCGGCGAGACCGTTGAGGAGCGGGCCATGGGCCGCACGGTCACGATCGAGGCCGGCCCGTTCAAGGGCCTCGCGGGCAAGGACCAATACGTGGTCAAGTTCGTGAACGTCGGCCACCACGCGTGGGTCTCCGCCACGGGCCTGCGTAAGCGTCCTGCCCCGACCACCCAGCTGGCCTCCTGGGAACGGGAGCTCCTGGACGGTCGCTCCTCGCGCTCCGTCACCTACGCCGGCCGCCCCTACAGCCTGGACGGCGAGTACACGGACCGCCAGGGCGACGTCTGGAAGTTCAACGGCCGGATGTCCTCCGATGGCACGCCGCTCATGGAATGCGCCCTGTACCCCGTTTTCGATGCCACGTCGCTGGCCGAAGTCGTCCGTTCCTACGGTCCCCTCTCCCGCGTCTGA